From a single Nitrogeniibacter mangrovi genomic region:
- a CDS encoding DUF3683 domain-containing protein: MTQRLREIPYNYTSYSDREIVIRLLGEDSWQILHDLRSERVTGRSARMLYEVLGDIWVIQRNPYLLDDLLANRDRRGALVGALRHRLAEVEKRRVESQADDPERSNKVEKLVQAASRAIARFELQFEETLDLRKQVMRVLSRHTRKDNICFDGHARVSHVTDATDWRVEYPFVVLYPDTEQEIGHLVRDCIELGLTIIPRGGGTGYTGGAIPMDPKSVVINTEKLIDIGTVEDVVLPGRNGPMDAPYATIRTGAGVVTARVAEAATAAGRVFAVDPTSASASCIGGNIAMNAGGKKAVLWGTALDNLAWWKMVTPDGNWLEVERLDHNFGKIHEQETVHFRLKRFDASGRTPLGEEVLAMPGAACRKQGLGKDVTDKFLGGVPGVQKEGTDGIIVAARWVLHQMPPVTRTVCLEFFGQVREAVPAIVEITDFFKPGGEGHGLGVQLAGLEHLDERYVKAVGYATKAKRHGRPKMVLIGDIVGHDEEAVMKAASEVIRMTNARGSEGFIAVSDEQRKKFWLDRSRTAAISRHTNAFKINEDVVIPLPRMGDYCDAIERINIELSTRNKLELCDALTEALSGELPLNTQDADIEAEELIGDRRQSALDYVARIRARWQWLLDHLDLPLAEAEAQFEQYGIEAGTLTNTAKDPVLFHRLQDYSVRTSWKTELRARLTKVFDGDLYRPVRERIDATHDQVLRGRLFVALHMHAGDGNVHTNIPVNSDNYAMLRMAEETVERIMGIARALDGVISGEHGIGITKLDFLTDEEMANYWDYKQKVDPEGRFNRGKLQRGANLARAYTPSFGLMGHESLIMEQTDVGEIAHDIKDCLRCGKCKPVCATHVPRANLLYSPRNKILSTSSLIEAFLYEEQTRRGVSLAHWAEFEDVADHCTVCHKCEKPCPVDIDFGDVSIKMRNLLRKQGKKSFNPGKAAAMAFLTVKDPTTIKLIRKGMIEWGYKAQRWAYKTAKSFGLIQPQVAQPPATLHKAPIKAQVIHFINKPMPGGLPKRTSRALLDIEDDTVIPVIRNPQVRRDDSEAVFYFPGCGSERLFSQVGLATQAMLYHVGTTTVLPPGYLCCGYPQTAAGEDEKGQKITTDNRVLFHRVANTLNYLDIKTVVVSCGTCMDQLQKYQFEKIFPGCRLIDIHEYLMEKGVKLEGITGTKYMYHEPCHTPMKIHSGIKVANELMGTRVDLNDRCCGESGTLAVARPDISTQVRFRKQQEIEAGAAALRDGDASAPVKVLTSCPSCLQGLSRYTDDGNVEADYIVVEIARHILGEQWMPQYVDQANRGGIERVLL; this comes from the coding sequence CCGCGAGATCGTCATCCGCCTGCTCGGCGAAGACAGCTGGCAGATCCTCCACGATCTGCGCAGCGAGCGGGTGACGGGGCGCTCCGCGCGCATGCTGTACGAGGTGCTGGGCGACATCTGGGTCATCCAGCGCAATCCCTACCTGCTCGACGACCTGCTGGCCAACCGCGATCGGCGCGGCGCCCTGGTCGGCGCCCTGCGCCACCGTCTCGCCGAGGTGGAGAAGCGCCGCGTCGAATCGCAGGCGGACGACCCCGAGCGCAGCAACAAGGTCGAAAAGCTGGTGCAGGCAGCCTCGCGCGCCATCGCCCGCTTCGAGCTCCAGTTCGAGGAAACCCTCGATCTGCGCAAGCAGGTGATGCGCGTCCTGTCGCGCCACACCCGCAAGGACAACATCTGCTTCGACGGCCATGCCCGCGTCTCCCACGTGACCGACGCCACCGACTGGCGCGTGGAATACCCCTTCGTGGTGCTCTATCCGGACACCGAGCAGGAAATCGGCCATCTGGTGCGCGACTGCATCGAGCTGGGCCTGACCATCATTCCGCGCGGGGGCGGCACCGGCTACACCGGCGGCGCGATCCCGATGGACCCGAAGTCGGTGGTCATCAACACCGAGAAGCTGATCGACATCGGCACCGTCGAGGACGTGGTGCTGCCGGGACGCAACGGCCCCATGGACGCGCCCTACGCCACCATCCGCACCGGTGCCGGCGTGGTCACCGCACGTGTCGCCGAAGCGGCCACCGCGGCCGGCCGGGTGTTCGCGGTGGACCCGACCTCGGCCTCGGCCTCGTGCATCGGCGGCAACATCGCCATGAACGCCGGCGGCAAGAAGGCGGTGCTGTGGGGCACCGCGCTGGACAACCTGGCGTGGTGGAAGATGGTCACGCCGGACGGCAACTGGCTGGAGGTGGAACGCCTCGACCACAACTTCGGCAAGATCCACGAGCAGGAGACGGTGCACTTCCGCCTCAAGCGCTTCGACGCCTCGGGTCGCACCCCGCTCGGGGAAGAAGTGCTGGCGATGCCCGGCGCCGCCTGTCGCAAGCAGGGCCTGGGCAAGGACGTGACCGACAAGTTCCTCGGCGGCGTGCCGGGGGTGCAGAAGGAAGGCACCGACGGCATCATCGTCGCCGCCCGCTGGGTGCTGCACCAGATGCCGCCGGTGACCCGCACCGTGTGCCTGGAGTTCTTCGGCCAGGTGCGCGAGGCGGTGCCGGCCATCGTCGAGATCACCGACTTCTTCAAGCCCGGCGGCGAGGGCCACGGCCTCGGCGTGCAGCTGGCGGGGCTGGAACACCTGGACGAGCGCTACGTGAAGGCGGTGGGCTACGCCACCAAGGCCAAGCGCCACGGCCGGCCCAAGATGGTGCTCATCGGCGACATCGTCGGCCATGACGAAGAGGCGGTCATGAAGGCCGCCTCGGAAGTGATCCGCATGACCAACGCGCGCGGCTCGGAAGGCTTCATCGCCGTCTCCGACGAGCAGCGCAAGAAGTTCTGGCTCGACCGTTCGCGCACCGCCGCCATCTCGCGCCACACCAACGCCTTCAAGATCAACGAGGACGTGGTCATCCCGCTGCCGCGCATGGGCGACTACTGCGACGCCATCGAGCGCATCAACATCGAGCTGTCCACCCGCAACAAGCTGGAGCTGTGCGACGCCCTCACCGAGGCGCTGTCGGGCGAACTGCCGCTCAACACCCAGGACGCCGACATCGAGGCCGAGGAGCTGATCGGCGACCGGCGCCAGTCGGCGCTCGACTACGTGGCGCGCATCCGCGCGCGCTGGCAGTGGCTGCTGGACCACCTCGACCTGCCCCTGGCCGAGGCCGAGGCGCAGTTCGAGCAGTACGGCATCGAGGCCGGCACGCTGACCAACACCGCCAAGGATCCGGTGCTGTTCCACCGCCTGCAGGACTACTCGGTGCGTACCTCGTGGAAGACCGAGCTGCGCGCCCGCCTGACGAAGGTGTTCGACGGCGACCTGTACCGCCCGGTGCGCGAACGCATCGACGCCACCCACGACCAGGTGCTGCGCGGCCGCCTGTTCGTCGCCCTGCACATGCACGCCGGCGACGGCAACGTGCACACCAACATCCCGGTGAATTCCGACAACTACGCCATGCTGCGCATGGCCGAGGAGACGGTGGAGCGCATCATGGGCATCGCCCGCGCGCTCGACGGCGTCATCTCCGGCGAGCACGGCATCGGCATCACCAAGCTCGATTTCCTCACCGACGAGGAGATGGCCAACTACTGGGACTACAAGCAGAAGGTGGACCCGGAAGGCCGCTTCAACCGCGGCAAGCTGCAGCGCGGCGCCAACCTGGCGCGGGCCTACACGCCGAGCTTCGGCCTCATGGGCCACGAATCGCTCATCATGGAGCAGACCGACGTGGGCGAAATCGCCCACGACATCAAGGACTGCCTGCGCTGCGGCAAGTGCAAGCCGGTGTGCGCCACCCACGTGCCGCGCGCCAACCTGCTGTACAGCCCGCGCAACAAGATCCTGTCCACCTCCTCGCTGATCGAGGCCTTCCTGTACGAAGAGCAGACCCGGCGCGGCGTGTCTCTGGCGCACTGGGCCGAGTTCGAGGACGTGGCCGACCACTGCACGGTGTGCCACAAGTGCGAGAAGCCGTGCCCGGTGGACATCGACTTCGGCGACGTGTCGATCAAGATGCGCAACCTGCTGCGCAAGCAGGGCAAGAAGTCGTTCAACCCGGGCAAGGCGGCCGCCATGGCCTTCCTCACGGTGAAGGACCCGACCACCATCAAGCTGATCCGCAAGGGCATGATCGAGTGGGGCTACAAGGCCCAGCGCTGGGCCTACAAGACCGCGAAGTCCTTCGGCCTGATCCAGCCCCAGGTGGCGCAACCGCCGGCGACGCTGCACAAGGCGCCGATCAAGGCCCAGGTGATCCACTTCATCAACAAGCCCATGCCCGGCGGCCTGCCCAAGCGCACCAGCCGCGCGCTGCTGGACATCGAGGACGACACCGTCATCCCGGTGATCCGCAACCCGCAGGTGCGGCGTGACGACTCCGAGGCGGTGTTCTACTTCCCCGGCTGCGGCTCCGAGCGCCTGTTCAGCCAGGTCGGCCTGGCCACCCAGGCCATGCTCTACCACGTGGGCACCACCACCGTGCTGCCCCCGGGCTACCTGTGCTGCGGCTATCCGCAGACCGCCGCCGGCGAAGACGAGAAGGGCCAGAAGATCACCACCGACAACCGGGTACTGTTCCACCGCGTGGCCAACACCCTGAACTACCTGGACATCAAGACCGTGGTGGTCTCCTGCGGCACCTGCATGGATCAGCTGCAGAAGTACCAGTTCGAGAAGATCTTCCCGGGCTGCCGCCTCATCGACATCCATGAATACCTGATGGAGAAAGGCGTCAAGCTCGAGGGCATCACGGGCACGAAATACATGTACCACGAGCCCTGCCACACGCCCATGAAGATCCATTCGGGCATCAAGGTGGCCAACGAGCTCATGGGCACCCGGGTGGACCTGAACGACCGCTGCTGCGGTGAGTCGGGCACCCTGGCGGTGGCACGCCCGGACATCTCCACCCAGGTGCGTTTCCGCAAACAGCAGGAGATCGAGGCCGGCGCCGCGGCGCTGCGCGACGGCGACGCCAGCGCCCCGGTGAAGGTGCTCACCTCGTGCCCGAGCTGCCTGCAGGGGCTCTCGCGCTATACCGACGACGGCAACGTGGAGGCCGATTACATCGTGGTCGAGATCGCCCGCCACATTCTCGGCGAGCAGTGGATGCCACAGTACGTGGATCAGGCCAACCGGGGCGGTATCGAGCGCGTGCTGCTCTGA
- a CDS encoding thiamine pyrophosphate-binding protein: MDRPTPTALMRSDDESRQTDVADLIIAHLEQIGVEYVFGVPGGAIEPLYNALARSARRHGPRIVTTRHEAGAAFMAEGYARESGRLGVCIATSGPGATNLITGVACAHDNNIPVLAITGQPKLTAFGRRALQESGCTGVNTLGMFRHCTGYNTLLSHPEQAEPKVVSAIAHAMQHRAAAHLTIPVDIQRAPAPSHWHAPAQGLKRMLQAPALVDAAAVEALFDALTDAKRPVFLLGQGCGGAVDLFLRLIEAHGARFVTTPDAKGFVNPAHPLYRGVFGFAGHDQARALLMDDPDLIVAVGVSLGEWTSAGWSEALLNDRLIHIDARIEHLQRSSMARLQVQGNPVGVARHLLTLMAAHPPAPRTSTPAPGTRLTPTPTQRAPGVRPQVLMEVLSERCPPTTNFLADPGNSTAWAIHHLELHCRRQRPASTEAALGLHEQRNPAASWLRVLMDFAPMGWAISASIGVALARRGQPVVCLTGDGSYLMSGQELTVAQTERLPVIFVVLNDAALGMVKHGQRLAGAEPIGFQLPRIDFAAQARALGVDGRVINSEAELAALDLNRLLTRNAPTLLDVRIDAEQEPPIRMRLEALGTAR; the protein is encoded by the coding sequence ATGGATCGCCCCACCCCTACCGCCCTCATGCGGTCGGATGACGAAAGCAGGCAAACCGACGTCGCCGACCTGATCATCGCCCACCTCGAACAGATCGGCGTCGAATACGTCTTCGGCGTGCCCGGCGGCGCCATCGAACCGCTCTACAACGCGCTGGCGCGCAGCGCCCGGCGCCACGGCCCGCGCATCGTCACCACCCGGCACGAGGCCGGCGCGGCCTTCATGGCCGAAGGCTACGCCCGCGAAAGCGGCCGCCTGGGCGTGTGCATCGCCACCTCGGGCCCCGGCGCCACCAACCTGATCACCGGCGTGGCCTGTGCCCACGACAACAACATCCCGGTGCTGGCCATCACCGGCCAGCCGAAGCTCACCGCCTTCGGCCGCCGCGCCCTGCAGGAGTCCGGCTGCACCGGGGTCAACACCCTGGGCATGTTCCGCCACTGTACCGGCTACAACACCCTGCTCTCCCATCCCGAGCAGGCCGAGCCCAAGGTGGTCAGCGCCATCGCCCATGCCATGCAGCACCGGGCCGCCGCGCACCTGACCATCCCGGTGGACATCCAGCGCGCGCCGGCGCCGTCGCACTGGCACGCACCGGCACAGGGCCTGAAGCGGATGCTGCAGGCGCCCGCGCTGGTCGATGCCGCCGCGGTCGAGGCCCTGTTCGACGCCCTCACCGACGCCAAACGCCCGGTGTTCCTCCTCGGCCAGGGCTGCGGCGGCGCGGTGGACCTGTTCCTGCGCCTCATCGAGGCCCACGGCGCCCGCTTCGTCACCACGCCGGACGCGAAGGGCTTCGTCAATCCGGCGCATCCGCTCTATCGCGGCGTGTTCGGTTTCGCCGGCCACGATCAGGCGCGCGCGCTGCTCATGGACGATCCGGACCTGATCGTGGCGGTCGGCGTCAGCCTCGGGGAATGGACCAGCGCCGGCTGGAGTGAGGCGCTGCTGAACGACCGCCTCATTCACATCGACGCGCGCATCGAACATCTGCAGCGTTCGTCGATGGCGCGCCTGCAGGTGCAGGGCAACCCGGTCGGCGTGGCGCGCCACCTGCTCACGCTGATGGCCGCGCACCCACCGGCGCCGCGAACCTCCACACCGGCGCCGGGCACCCGCCTGACGCCGACGCCCACGCAACGCGCCCCGGGCGTTCGCCCCCAGGTGCTCATGGAAGTACTCTCCGAGCGCTGCCCGCCCACCACCAACTTCCTCGCCGATCCGGGCAACAGCACCGCTTGGGCCATCCATCACCTCGAACTGCACTGCCGGCGCCAGCGCCCGGCCAGCACCGAAGCCGCACTCGGCCTGCACGAGCAGCGCAATCCGGCCGCCAGCTGGCTGCGGGTGCTGATGGACTTCGCCCCCATGGGCTGGGCCATCAGCGCCTCGATCGGCGTGGCCCTGGCACGGCGCGGCCAGCCGGTGGTGTGCCTGACCGGCGACGGCAGCTACCTGATGAGCGGCCAGGAACTCACGGTCGCCCAAACCGAACGCCTGCCGGTGATCTTCGTCGTGCTCAACGACGCCGCGCTGGGCATGGTCAAGCACGGCCAGCGCCTGGCCGGCGCCGAGCCGATCGGCTTCCAGCTGCCCCGCATCGATTTCGCCGCCCAGGCGCGCGCCCTGGGCGTGGACGGCCGGGTCATCAACTCCGAGGCCGAACTGGCCGCCCTCGATCTGAACCGCCTGCTCACGCGCAACGCACCGACCCTGCTCGACGTGCGTATCGACGCGGAGCAGGAGCCCCCCATCCGCATGCGCCTCGAAGCGCTGGGAACCGCACGATGA
- a CDS encoding citrate synthase family protein, which produces MSEPVIHTRIWDETPDPRSPFLGRSVRLYGYDYYGELLGQARWIDMLWLLLTGDAPTADQAALLERLAVALANPGPRDPSVHAAMCGGIGGSRPAASLMAALAVASGDHGGAGELRRAMQAWQHGADTASTLAGALADLADEGGIWPGFSPLTRDTARPVLQCLEILCASPLANCLVTLREAHTGLSATAGLGLSLLGVAAATCVDLDLSPEQGEALFLLLRLPGTLAHALEQSGKSHKQFPFFTLSERYEPEAAR; this is translated from the coding sequence ATGAGCGAACCGGTCATCCACACCCGCATCTGGGACGAGACTCCCGACCCGCGCTCGCCCTTCCTGGGCCGCTCGGTGCGGCTCTACGGCTACGACTACTACGGCGAGCTGCTCGGTCAGGCGCGCTGGATCGACATGCTGTGGCTGCTGCTGACCGGGGACGCCCCGACGGCGGACCAGGCCGCCCTGCTCGAACGCCTGGCCGTCGCCCTCGCCAACCCCGGCCCGCGCGACCCGTCGGTGCATGCCGCCATGTGCGGCGGCATCGGCGGCTCGCGACCGGCCGCCAGCCTCATGGCCGCCCTGGCGGTGGCCAGCGGCGATCACGGCGGTGCGGGGGAATTGCGCCGGGCCATGCAGGCCTGGCAACACGGAGCCGACACGGCTTCGACGCTGGCCGGGGCACTCGCCGACCTGGCTGATGAAGGCGGCATCTGGCCGGGCTTCTCCCCGCTGACACGGGACACCGCCCGGCCCGTTCTTCAGTGTCTGGAGATTCTGTGCGCATCGCCCCTGGCGAATTGTCTCGTCACACTGCGCGAGGCGCACACCGGCCTGTCGGCGACCGCCGGCCTTGGCCTCAGTCTGCTCGGCGTGGCGGCCGCAACCTGTGTCGACCTTGACCTGAGCCCAGAGCAGGGCGAAGCCCTGTTCCTGCTGCTGCGGCTGCCCGGCACCCTTGCCCACGCGCTGGAGCAGTCGGGCAAGAGCCACAAGCAGTTTCCCTTCTTCACGCTCAGCGAACGCTACGAACCCGAGGCCGCACGATGA